A stretch of Longibacter salinarum DNA encodes these proteins:
- a CDS encoding acetyl-CoA C-acyltransferase, whose translation MSRSMNGVSGAGSRTPVLIDGCRIPFQRAGTAYTDLMAYDMGRMALKGLLMRTGVDKDVVDRIVMGCVIQDVETSNVAREAALGAGFPKHIPAFTVTMACISSNQAVTSGVDLIRGGLADTIIAGGTETMSDPPIRVKRSVRKRLFEARKAKGPGDYLDLVKGLGPSDLVPEAPSIAEFSTGEVMGESADKLAAMFGVSREDQDEYALLSHHRAAAAQEDGRLAKELVPATVPPDFDVVAHDNVVRPNTTLEKLENLSPAFIKPYGTVTAGNSSALTDGASAALIMSQARADADGHEPIATLRDYAFVAQDPGAELLLGPAYAIPMVLDEAGLTLDDIDVIELHEAFAGQVLAVLEALRSDTFAEEKLNRTSAVGDVDMDKLNTRGGSLSLGHPFGATGVRLVTTAANRLHEEDGRWALVAACAAGGQGHAMLIERV comes from the coding sequence ATGAGCCGATCCATGAATGGCGTTTCCGGCGCCGGCTCCCGTACTCCCGTACTGATTGACGGATGCCGTATCCCCTTCCAGCGGGCCGGCACAGCATATACCGACCTGATGGCCTACGACATGGGCCGAATGGCACTCAAAGGACTGTTGATGCGGACCGGCGTCGACAAGGATGTCGTCGACCGCATCGTGATGGGCTGCGTCATTCAGGATGTGGAAACGAGCAACGTGGCTCGCGAAGCCGCCCTCGGCGCCGGCTTTCCGAAGCATATTCCCGCGTTCACCGTGACGATGGCCTGTATCTCAAGCAATCAGGCCGTGACCAGCGGCGTCGACCTGATCCGCGGCGGACTCGCCGATACGATCATTGCCGGGGGCACAGAAACCATGTCGGACCCGCCGATCCGCGTCAAGCGAAGCGTCCGGAAGCGGCTGTTCGAAGCCCGCAAGGCGAAAGGACCCGGCGACTACCTCGACCTGGTGAAAGGGCTCGGACCGTCGGACCTCGTCCCAGAGGCGCCGTCTATTGCAGAGTTCTCAACCGGCGAGGTGATGGGAGAGAGTGCCGATAAGCTTGCGGCCATGTTCGGCGTCAGTCGGGAAGATCAGGACGAATACGCTCTCCTCTCCCACCATCGAGCGGCCGCCGCTCAGGAGGACGGTCGACTCGCCAAAGAGCTGGTCCCGGCCACAGTCCCTCCGGATTTCGACGTGGTCGCCCACGACAACGTCGTGCGGCCCAATACGACGCTCGAAAAGCTGGAGAACCTATCGCCGGCGTTCATTAAGCCGTACGGTACCGTTACAGCCGGCAACTCGTCGGCGCTTACGGACGGCGCCTCCGCCGCGCTCATTATGAGCCAGGCGCGGGCTGACGCTGATGGACATGAGCCCATCGCGACTCTTCGCGACTACGCTTTCGTCGCGCAGGATCCGGGCGCCGAATTGCTTCTCGGCCCAGCGTACGCCATCCCAATGGTGCTGGACGAAGCAGGCTTAACGCTCGACGATATCGACGTCATCGAGCTCCACGAAGCATTTGCCGGACAGGTGCTCGCCGTGCTCGAAGCCCTGCGCTCCGACACGTTTGCAGAAGAGAAACTCAACCGGACGTCCGCGGTCGGCGACGTGGATATGGATAAACTCAACACACGGGGCGGCTCCCTCTCGCTCGGCCACCCGTTCGGTGCGACCGGCGTGCGGCTCGTCACCACCGCTGCGAACCGACTCCATGAAGAGGATGGCCGGTGGGCACTCGTCGCCGCGTGCGCCGCAGGTGGACAGGGCCACGCTATGCTGATCGAACGCGTTTAG
- the rlmB gene encoding 23S rRNA (guanosine(2251)-2'-O)-methyltransferase RlmB produces the protein MADADTSTIIGRNPVREALERADQGIEKVMLAQGASGEAIGAIRSAAKERGVPVQYVPEARLNHESQGAVHQGVVAIASPITYSSVHDLLTEVAPTWADVQDRKPLLLVIDRVTDTRNFGAILRSAVAAGVDGVIVPQSSMAPLNAAAIKASAGTATRIPIARAANLPTVLQQLKERGYWVCGAEGTSETTVWDVDFDRAMAVVLGSEGEGLASDVAAACDELASIPMRGPAESLNVSVAAGIFLLTAARPRLS, from the coding sequence ATGGCCGACGCCGACACCTCTACCATCATTGGGCGCAATCCCGTTCGGGAAGCGCTGGAGCGAGCCGATCAGGGAATCGAAAAAGTCATGCTGGCGCAGGGCGCGTCCGGCGAAGCGATCGGAGCCATTCGGAGCGCGGCGAAGGAGCGTGGCGTGCCCGTGCAGTACGTACCGGAGGCACGTCTCAACCATGAGTCACAGGGAGCGGTGCACCAGGGCGTTGTCGCGATCGCGAGCCCCATCACGTACTCCTCTGTTCATGACTTGCTGACGGAGGTTGCGCCGACGTGGGCGGACGTTCAGGATCGGAAGCCCCTCCTTCTGGTGATTGATCGCGTCACCGACACACGAAACTTCGGCGCGATCTTGCGCAGTGCCGTTGCCGCGGGCGTGGACGGCGTCATCGTTCCTCAGTCTTCGATGGCCCCGCTCAACGCTGCTGCGATCAAGGCCAGCGCGGGTACGGCCACGCGGATTCCGATCGCTCGGGCGGCGAACCTCCCGACGGTCCTGCAGCAACTCAAGGAGCGAGGCTACTGGGTCTGCGGTGCGGAGGGTACGTCCGAGACGACCGTGTGGGATGTGGACTTCGACCGCGCAATGGCCGTTGTGCTCGGAAGCGAGGGAGAAGGGTTGGCTTCCGATGTCGCTGCGGCATGCGACGAGCTGGCGTCGATTCCGATGCGGGGCCCGGCGGAGAGCCTCAACGTGTCCGTGGCCGCGGGCATCTTCCTGCTCACAGCCGCTCGTCCGCGCCTTTCGTAA
- a CDS encoding OsmC family protein — protein MPTRKADAKWEGDLQNGKGHMSVESGAFSSAFSFHSRFEDGEATNPEELIGAALAGCFSMALSNILAEAGHTPDRVETTADVTLEILDDGGPTITTIHLTTVGSVPGLDADAFQEFAAKAKAGCPASKALAGPNVTLDATLK, from the coding sequence ATGCCAACACGTAAAGCAGATGCGAAGTGGGAGGGCGACCTCCAGAACGGTAAGGGACATATGTCCGTCGAGAGCGGCGCCTTCTCGAGTGCGTTCTCGTTTCATTCCCGGTTCGAGGATGGCGAAGCCACCAACCCGGAAGAACTAATCGGAGCGGCTCTTGCCGGCTGCTTCTCGATGGCCTTGAGCAACATTCTCGCTGAGGCAGGACATACGCCCGACCGCGTGGAGACCACGGCGGATGTCACGCTTGAGATTCTTGACGACGGAGGTCCGACGATCACCACGATCCACCTCACCACCGTAGGCTCCGTACCCGGCCTTGACGCAGACGCTTTCCAAGAGTTCGCCGCAAAAGCAAAGGCGGGCTGCCCGGCTTCAAAAGCTCTCGCAGGGCCGAATGTTACGCTGGATGCGACGCTGAAATAA
- a CDS encoding LolA family protein — MVTYFRSLLSGLLVLFVAVLPVQAQTDSTLLQEVQTRYESIDGIKAQFVQTIESEFSSTRRTEGTLYLAGSKYRVETPQQTFVTDGGTTWIYSPSQKQVVVNTPSGDGSDLTPETFFTNYAARYSVETSRDTSANGISYKVLDLKPTDPAASFDDVILWVNPSNLVIERLRVRDANKNVITIRLDDIEVNPGLSETTFQFDPPEDVEVVDLRSS; from the coding sequence ATGGTTACCTACTTCCGTTCCCTGTTGTCCGGATTGCTCGTATTGTTCGTCGCGGTCTTGCCCGTCCAAGCGCAAACGGACTCGACACTACTTCAAGAGGTTCAAACCCGATACGAGTCCATTGACGGGATCAAGGCACAGTTCGTGCAGACGATCGAGTCCGAGTTTTCGTCAACTCGTCGTACCGAGGGTACGCTTTACCTCGCTGGCTCCAAATACCGTGTCGAAACGCCTCAGCAAACCTTTGTCACCGACGGCGGGACGACGTGGATTTACTCCCCGAGCCAGAAGCAGGTCGTGGTGAATACGCCGTCGGGCGATGGTTCGGATCTTACCCCAGAAACGTTCTTCACGAACTACGCCGCGCGCTACAGCGTCGAAACCTCACGTGACACATCGGCGAACGGTATCTCGTACAAGGTCCTTGACCTGAAACCTACCGACCCCGCCGCATCGTTTGACGACGTGATTCTGTGGGTTAACCCATCGAATCTCGTGATCGAACGCCTTCGGGTTCGTGATGCGAACAAAAATGTGATTACGATTCGCCTGGACGATATCGAGGTGAATCCGGGGCTCTCGGAAACCACCTTCCAGTTTGATCCTCCCGAAGACGTGGAGGTCGTGGATCTCCGCTCCTCGTAG
- a CDS encoding TlpA family protein disulfide reductase: MSLLFARVGHRFPLLLLVGLFVLAGTITGCTEEERNPADAPRSTADIRPDTVGKTAPLDEPFEVPSGVSFETIDGKTVEIGARQGRVQIINFWATWCAPCLEEIPDLNDLQKELGPHGLEIIGIANNQGLEEVEPFVEKHSIQYPIVADSTGAADADLGPVYVLPTSLVVTPDGIVRYKIPGIFPTDALKDDLRKMLGVSADDNKVAS, encoded by the coding sequence ATGTCTTTGCTGTTTGCCCGGGTCGGTCACCGATTTCCCCTCCTTCTGCTTGTCGGCCTCTTCGTCCTTGCAGGTACCATCACAGGATGCACGGAAGAGGAACGGAATCCTGCGGATGCGCCGCGTTCGACAGCTGACATTCGCCCCGATACCGTCGGAAAGACGGCTCCGCTCGATGAACCGTTCGAGGTCCCGTCGGGCGTGTCGTTCGAGACGATCGATGGAAAGACCGTTGAGATCGGCGCACGGCAAGGTCGCGTTCAAATCATCAACTTCTGGGCAACGTGGTGTGCTCCCTGTCTCGAGGAAATTCCGGATCTAAATGACCTGCAGAAGGAGCTTGGACCGCACGGCCTGGAGATCATCGGCATCGCAAACAACCAGGGCCTCGAGGAAGTCGAGCCATTCGTCGAGAAGCACAGTATTCAGTACCCGATCGTAGCCGATTCGACCGGCGCGGCCGACGCAGATCTCGGTCCGGTATACGTCCTGCCAACCTCTCTCGTCGTCACGCCAGATGGCATCGTCCGGTACAAGATCCCCGGCATCTTCCCGACCGACGCGCTAAAGGACGACTTGCGCAAGATGCTTGGTGTATCAGCAGACGACAATAAAGTCGCCTCTTGA
- a CDS encoding metal-dependent hydrolase produces the protein MDSLTQITLGAAVGEATLGRRVGNKAPLWGAFFGTLPDLDVVINPFVSEITSLAFHRGLSHSFLVVVVAAPLLAWMVSRIHASDGADWRAWTPLVLLTLVTHIILDTLTSYGTQVFAPLSDTRAAIPSIFIIDPVYTIPLALGLLIALKWRPTATARRRSNYIGLAVSTVYLCLTLGIKSHVESVFASSLEAQGKPHTEVFTQPTPFNTILWNGMVQDEGGTWTGQYSLFDSSGQIEFEYVPKNDHLLQGHMSDPAIDVLRWFSKGYYTVSQENGTTRLHDLRFGRTDLGLRSEGRYLFTFVLKQGPDGAFVNFAHTRPPFRPDDQLLRRFVNRIAGEERSSSQAVLQID, from the coding sequence GTGGATTCCCTTACCCAGATTACGCTCGGTGCAGCGGTCGGCGAAGCAACGCTGGGCCGTCGTGTAGGAAACAAAGCCCCGCTCTGGGGAGCGTTTTTCGGAACGCTTCCGGATCTCGACGTGGTCATCAATCCATTCGTATCGGAGATCACGTCCCTCGCTTTCCACCGCGGCCTGTCTCATTCATTTCTCGTCGTCGTTGTAGCCGCGCCCCTTCTTGCGTGGATGGTGTCGCGTATTCACGCATCTGATGGAGCGGACTGGCGAGCCTGGACGCCGCTGGTGTTGCTCACGCTTGTGACGCACATCATCCTGGACACTCTGACGTCGTATGGCACCCAGGTTTTCGCTCCACTGTCGGACACCCGGGCCGCGATTCCGTCTATCTTCATTATCGACCCGGTATATACGATCCCACTCGCGCTGGGTCTACTGATTGCTCTCAAGTGGCGCCCCACCGCGACGGCGCGCCGCCGATCCAACTATATCGGCCTGGCCGTAAGCACCGTCTACCTGTGCCTCACGCTCGGGATAAAATCGCATGTCGAATCGGTGTTTGCGTCCTCGCTGGAAGCGCAGGGAAAACCACACACGGAAGTGTTCACACAACCCACTCCGTTCAACACCATATTGTGGAACGGGATGGTCCAAGATGAAGGCGGGACGTGGACGGGACAGTATTCCCTATTCGACTCGAGTGGCCAGATCGAATTCGAGTACGTCCCAAAAAATGACCACCTTCTTCAGGGCCACATGTCTGATCCCGCGATCGATGTGTTGCGATGGTTCTCGAAGGGCTATTACACGGTCTCGCAGGAAAATGGGACCACTCGACTCCACGATCTTCGCTTCGGTCGTACCGACCTCGGACTACGTTCGGAGGGGCGATATCTGTTCACATTTGTCCTAAAACAGGGACCTGACGGGGCCTTCGTAAACTTTGCGCATACGCGTCCGCCCTTCCGTCCGGACGACCAGTTACTCAGACGGTTTGTAAACCGAATCGCTGGAGAAGAAAGATCATCCTCTCAGGCAGTCTTGCAGATTGATTAA
- a CDS encoding head GIN domain-containing protein encodes MNTLRYIVACLLILGISGYALPSASAQQVTETREVDPFTELHIKIPGDVELSQGSEQSVEIVARSQEVMDALDVRVRSNRLVIDGDFDDSGLLDRLFGGGMDSDDLIFRITMTDISALQIDGTGDIIGRTPISTDDLEITVNGTGDVELNVSATTIETRVSGTGDVELSGEADEHDVSISGTGDVEAQDLKTKRTSASISGTGDCVVHATERLDARVSGLGDVQYIGSPAEIETSTSGLGSVEPYND; translated from the coding sequence ATGAACACTCTTCGGTACATCGTCGCCTGTCTGCTCATTCTTGGGATTAGCGGCTACGCCCTTCCCTCGGCCTCCGCACAGCAAGTGACCGAAACGCGAGAGGTCGATCCGTTCACCGAGCTGCACATAAAGATTCCTGGCGATGTCGAGTTGTCGCAGGGATCGGAGCAAAGCGTAGAAATCGTTGCTCGGTCTCAGGAGGTCATGGATGCTCTCGACGTTCGGGTACGCAGCAATCGCCTTGTCATCGATGGTGATTTCGATGACTCTGGGCTGCTCGACCGCCTGTTCGGAGGAGGCATGGATTCGGACGATCTCATCTTCCGCATCACCATGACGGACATCAGCGCCCTGCAGATCGATGGAACGGGCGATATCATCGGTCGAACGCCGATCTCGACCGACGACCTCGAAATCACGGTTAACGGGACCGGTGACGTGGAGCTAAACGTCAGCGCGACCACGATTGAAACCCGCGTATCGGGAACAGGAGATGTCGAACTGAGCGGTGAGGCGGACGAACATGATGTCTCGATCAGTGGAACGGGCGATGTGGAGGCGCAAGACTTGAAGACGAAGCGCACGTCCGCGAGCATCAGCGGCACGGGCGACTGTGTGGTGCATGCGACGGAACGACTCGACGCTCGTGTGAGCGGTCTGGGAGACGTGCAGTATATCGGTTCGCCCGCCGAAATTGAGACGTCGACGAGTGGCCTCGGCTCCGTTGAACCGTACAACGATTAA
- a CDS encoding mechanosensitive ion channel family protein, which produces MVMDFQQYVNAETLTLIGSYLLSGVGFLVVLFIGRYIAAKLRSTIRTKLDRPTVDQTLVKFGSNLTYYAIFILTAFAALEMVGVETASFIAVLAAAGFAVGLALQGTLANFAAGVMLLLFRPFNVGDYVEIGGEKGFVRDLQLFYTKLDTRDNQLLVVPNSDIFGNTIRNIFNYDHIRVDCAVGTDYPADIDSTREVLLQAAQKIDDRLEEHGEQAALLSLGDSAIIWEVRIWARPDDYFRLKQELTRVVKYELDNADIGIPYPQMDVHVDSLEEQAA; this is translated from the coding sequence ATGGTCATGGATTTCCAGCAGTACGTAAATGCCGAAACGCTCACACTCATTGGAAGCTATCTGCTCTCCGGCGTAGGCTTCTTGGTGGTGCTGTTTATCGGCCGGTACATCGCTGCGAAACTTCGGTCTACAATACGTACCAAGCTTGATCGTCCCACGGTCGACCAGACCCTGGTCAAGTTTGGCTCGAACCTCACATACTACGCCATCTTCATCCTGACGGCGTTCGCCGCACTGGAGATGGTCGGTGTCGAAACCGCTAGCTTCATCGCTGTTCTCGCGGCGGCCGGTTTCGCAGTGGGTCTCGCGCTCCAAGGCACGCTGGCGAACTTCGCTGCCGGCGTCATGCTCCTTCTCTTCCGCCCATTCAATGTGGGTGACTACGTTGAGATTGGAGGGGAAAAAGGATTTGTGCGTGACCTGCAGCTCTTTTACACCAAACTCGACACGCGTGATAATCAACTGTTGGTCGTGCCCAACAGCGATATTTTTGGCAACACGATCCGAAATATATTCAACTACGACCACATTCGGGTCGATTGCGCCGTCGGTACGGATTATCCAGCAGACATTGACTCGACGCGCGAGGTACTCCTCCAGGCTGCACAAAAAATCGATGATCGTTTGGAAGAACACGGCGAGCAAGCGGCGCTCCTGAGCCTCGGAGACTCGGCGATCATCTGGGAAGTGCGGATCTGGGCACGACCCGACGACTATTTCCGACTGAAGCAGGAACTCACGCGCGTCGTCAAATATGAGCTCGACAATGCTGACATCGGCATTCCGTACCCACAAATGGATGTCCATGTGGACTCTCTAGAGGAGCAGGCTGCATGA
- the ytxJ gene encoding bacillithiol system redox-active protein YtxJ, translated as MNTNSFRALTSAADWSEAVDASASHPVVIFKHSSMCPTSARANGEMETLAEEANVPVYRVVVQEAREISDEIANDLNLKHETPQVMVLSNGEAVFDTSHFRVKADAVRDALENAPA; from the coding sequence ATGAACACCAATTCGTTTCGAGCGCTTACATCAGCTGCCGACTGGAGTGAAGCCGTTGATGCCTCGGCGTCCCATCCCGTCGTCATCTTCAAGCATAGCTCCATGTGCCCGACCAGTGCGCGGGCCAACGGGGAAATGGAAACTCTCGCGGAGGAAGCCAATGTCCCGGTCTACCGAGTCGTCGTGCAAGAGGCACGCGAGATATCCGACGAGATCGCGAACGATTTAAACTTGAAACACGAAACGCCGCAGGTTATGGTTTTGTCCAACGGCGAGGCGGTCTTCGACACGTCTCACTTTCGCGTGAAGGCCGACGCTGTTCGGGACGCTCTCGAGAACGCTCCCGCGTAA
- a CDS encoding 3-hydroxyacyl-CoA dehydrogenase NAD-binding domain-containing protein — protein sequence MQTTTAATRSIDLETDLLTLTIDDDGIATVMIDDPDASVNKISEDMLAAFEEVIGIAEKNSEIRGAVFISGKDDTFIAGADIDMLSAFEMPADVRALSRRAHRLLARMQNLRMPTVAAINGAAMGGGLEMTLGATYRICSTHDKTKMALPEVQLGLLPGGGGTQYLPRLVGVQQALTMMLTGKNIYPRKAKRIGLVDATIHPPGLHRAAVEAAKALANGSLTVERDTMSFADKLLESNTVSRRVIYQKAGEKAQKQARGNYPAPPKIIECVKTGMEQGLEEGLDTEARNFGELVFTPESRALVSLFFAKQKGDKNPDADKARPINTLGVLGAGLMGAGIAEVSAENGADVVLKDQNIELAAGGKKHIYKAMNKKSDRRIISEFERDQIVERVTPTGDYNAFRHADVVIEAVPEDLDLKRSILSDTEAVISDECVYATNTSSIPISEIAEAADRPERVLGMHYFSPVGKMPLLEIVVTEDTSEEAIATAFDAGLLQGKTVIVVNDGPGFYTTRILAIYMNEALLLLEEGGDVEEIDKIMKDFGFPMGPFELFDLVGIDVAAKITEVMRKHLDDDQTKISDSAATLVEAGLKGQKTEQGFYFYEPQPGKPEKKRTKFNDAVYRHFGGKNRTSIPADEVEERLGLMMVNEAIRCLEEGILKDPVDGDLGAVFGLGFPPFRGGPFRYVDQERPGAVRTRLERLERDHGSRFKPSSLLVQHAEKDTTFHND from the coding sequence ATGCAAACGACAACTGCTGCCACTCGGTCGATCGACCTTGAGACCGACCTGCTCACGCTCACGATAGATGACGACGGCATCGCGACCGTAATGATCGACGATCCCGATGCGTCGGTCAACAAGATTTCGGAGGACATGCTCGCAGCCTTCGAAGAAGTCATCGGGATCGCAGAGAAGAACTCGGAGATTCGCGGAGCCGTCTTTATCAGCGGCAAGGACGACACGTTTATAGCGGGCGCGGACATCGACATGCTGTCGGCCTTCGAGATGCCCGCGGACGTTCGTGCGCTCAGCCGCCGAGCCCATCGCCTACTCGCTCGCATGCAGAACCTGCGGATGCCAACCGTCGCAGCGATCAACGGCGCAGCCATGGGTGGTGGACTCGAGATGACCCTCGGCGCCACGTACCGCATCTGCAGCACGCACGACAAGACCAAAATGGCGCTCCCCGAAGTCCAGCTCGGGCTGCTCCCGGGCGGCGGAGGGACGCAATACCTGCCTCGCCTTGTCGGCGTCCAGCAGGCGCTCACGATGATGCTTACGGGGAAAAACATCTATCCTCGCAAGGCGAAGCGCATCGGACTTGTAGATGCGACCATCCATCCTCCGGGACTTCATCGGGCCGCCGTAGAAGCGGCCAAAGCCCTTGCCAACGGCTCGCTGACGGTCGAGCGGGACACCATGTCCTTTGCGGATAAGCTGCTCGAGAGCAACACAGTTAGCCGCCGCGTCATCTACCAGAAGGCCGGCGAAAAAGCACAGAAGCAAGCGCGCGGAAACTACCCGGCCCCACCCAAAATCATCGAGTGCGTCAAGACGGGCATGGAGCAGGGCCTTGAAGAAGGTCTGGACACGGAAGCTCGTAACTTCGGTGAGCTGGTCTTTACTCCGGAATCGCGCGCGCTGGTAAGCCTGTTTTTTGCCAAGCAGAAAGGCGATAAGAACCCGGACGCCGACAAAGCCCGTCCCATCAACACGCTCGGCGTCTTGGGCGCCGGCCTGATGGGGGCCGGCATCGCTGAAGTGAGTGCGGAGAACGGTGCGGATGTCGTCCTGAAAGATCAAAACATCGAGCTGGCCGCGGGCGGGAAGAAGCACATCTACAAGGCGATGAACAAGAAGAGCGATCGCCGAATCATCTCGGAGTTCGAACGCGATCAGATCGTCGAACGCGTCACACCGACCGGCGACTACAACGCATTCCGCCACGCCGACGTCGTTATCGAGGCCGTTCCGGAAGACCTTGACCTTAAACGGTCGATCCTCTCGGACACGGAAGCGGTGATTTCGGACGAGTGCGTGTATGCGACGAATACGTCGTCCATTCCGATTTCTGAAATTGCGGAGGCCGCGGACCGCCCGGAGCGCGTACTCGGCATGCACTACTTCTCCCCGGTGGGCAAGATGCCGTTGCTGGAGATCGTCGTCACAGAGGATACATCGGAGGAGGCGATCGCCACAGCCTTCGACGCCGGCTTGCTACAGGGAAAAACAGTTATTGTCGTGAACGACGGACCCGGTTTTTACACGACGCGCATCCTGGCCATCTATATGAACGAGGCGCTCCTTCTGCTTGAGGAGGGCGGCGACGTTGAGGAGATCGACAAGATCATGAAGGACTTCGGATTCCCGATGGGGCCGTTCGAACTGTTCGACCTCGTGGGAATCGATGTGGCCGCGAAGATCACGGAGGTCATGCGCAAGCATCTCGACGATGACCAGACGAAGATCAGCGATTCAGCCGCGACGCTTGTTGAGGCCGGCCTGAAGGGCCAGAAGACCGAGCAGGGCTTTTACTTCTACGAGCCGCAGCCCGGCAAACCCGAGAAGAAACGGACGAAGTTCAACGATGCCGTGTACCGTCACTTCGGCGGCAAGAATCGCACGTCGATCCCGGCAGATGAGGTTGAGGAGCGCCTCGGTCTGATGATGGTAAACGAAGCGATTCGCTGTCTCGAAGAAGGCATTCTGAAGGATCCCGTCGACGGGGATCTCGGCGCGGTCTTCGGACTCGGCTTCCCGCCGTTCCGCGGTGGCCCATTTCGGTACGTCGACCAGGAGCGGCCGGGCGCCGTGCGGACGCGGCTCGAGCGTCTGGAACGCGACCACGGATCGCGCTTCAAACCGTCGAGTCTACTGGTCCAACACGCCGAGAAGGACACCACCTTCCATAACGACTAG
- a CDS encoding lysylphosphatidylglycerol synthase transmembrane domain-containing protein: protein MTRRFRRRLLQVGSFVLAAGLLYLAFRGIDVDTITRAFRQANYRWVPVLVVLVIVANWMRAWRWQVLLEALPSETARSDTERPPEPKLSDSFASVMIGYMVNYAAPRMGEFARTANMSTQSRLRFSSVFGTVVVERVFDTAVLGFAILSSGILLIDRMPVVRQTFVDPVLARLEALPALSLALWILAGIAVVAGIAGLLWRLFQNEQSALRQMWTSTLQPALVSFKDGFMTLRRSPRRWTIVWTTIGMWGGYLLMAYIPFRMLGLAGPYDISLVDAWILMAIGSLGLLVPSPGGIGSYHYVTIQALVLLYSMPEGSSASYAVLTHAAQLVFYTIAGLLALVHQGGSFTRLFQQRPSDVDASASEEETSPINGERDCVSGAGNTSQLSAASVTKGADERL from the coding sequence GTGACGCGTCGTTTTCGTCGCCGCCTGCTTCAGGTTGGCAGTTTTGTTCTTGCCGCCGGTCTCCTCTATCTCGCGTTTCGAGGCATTGACGTCGACACCATCACGCGGGCGTTCCGGCAAGCCAACTACCGGTGGGTACCGGTTCTCGTCGTGCTTGTGATCGTAGCCAACTGGATGCGCGCCTGGCGCTGGCAGGTACTGCTGGAGGCGCTCCCGAGTGAAACCGCCCGTTCCGACACGGAGCGTCCGCCCGAACCGAAATTGTCGGATTCGTTCGCGTCCGTCATGATCGGGTACATGGTCAACTACGCGGCGCCGCGCATGGGTGAATTTGCTCGAACGGCAAATATGTCCACGCAGTCAAGGCTTCGCTTCAGCTCCGTCTTCGGCACCGTCGTGGTCGAACGCGTGTTCGACACCGCGGTGCTTGGATTTGCCATTCTTAGCTCGGGCATTCTCCTCATCGACCGTATGCCCGTCGTGCGCCAGACGTTCGTCGACCCCGTCCTCGCCCGCCTGGAGGCGTTACCGGCCCTTTCACTTGCACTCTGGATTCTCGCCGGCATTGCCGTCGTCGCAGGTATCGCCGGCCTCCTCTGGCGCCTATTCCAAAACGAGCAGTCGGCGTTGCGTCAGATGTGGACCAGTACGCTGCAGCCTGCACTGGTGTCCTTCAAGGACGGCTTCATGACGCTTCGCCGCTCCCCTCGTAGGTGGACGATCGTCTGGACGACAATCGGGATGTGGGGAGGTTATCTACTGATGGCGTACATCCCCTTTCGCATGCTTGGCCTCGCGGGTCCATACGACATCAGCCTGGTCGACGCCTGGATTTTGATGGCCATTGGGTCGCTCGGCCTTCTCGTGCCGTCCCCCGGGGGCATCGGCTCGTACCACTATGTGACGATCCAGGCGCTCGTTCTGCTGTACAGCATGCCCGAGGGCTCATCCGCCTCGTACGCGGTCCTGACGCACGCGGCGCAGCTCGTATTCTACACCATCGCCGGACTGCTCGCTCTCGTGCACCAGGGTGGCAGCTTCACCCGGCTATTTCAACAGAGGCCCTCAGATGTAGACGCATCGGCATCCGAAGAAGAAACGTCACCGATAAACGGCGAACGCGACTGCGTTTCTGGAGCCGGCAATACCTCTCAACTCTCGGCCGCATCCGTTACGAAAGGCGCGGACGAGCGGCTGTGA